From the Bacteriovorax sp. Seq25_V genome, one window contains:
- a CDS encoding C1 family peptidase: MKKLIIGLLSITALGQEAYLDAPYENLVHPVDNAKNIKSFNSVSNTKELISKVTSVKSQGSRGTCSIFSATAILEAMLIIKGYETKDVDLSEEWLEYLAMSTNGLKTTDGSYSYANFNAIKKYGMVSENTLPYISEDWSEGGFSSLKNERCSHLTGNYLKNCYLGHFDARLINSTLTALKDSEISGAQLVYDLIKEGKEFKKKVKFSNTSSQLYSTAEIKNYLSNGIPLTMGIDFFYGAWNHRKAAEYGIGRDASNWNEGIVGYPEYNSKDRTISRQHRAGHSVMIVGYDDNYVVTTNVLMNDGTYKEFNYKGVYFFKNSWGTSSFGATTKIGNEYYPGYGIITQKYANEMGSFYVLPVE, encoded by the coding sequence ATGAAGAAGCTAATTATTGGATTACTAAGTATTACCGCGCTTGGGCAAGAGGCATATCTTGATGCGCCTTATGAAAACCTTGTTCATCCAGTCGACAATGCTAAGAATATCAAATCTTTTAATTCCGTATCAAACACGAAAGAACTGATTTCAAAAGTTACATCTGTAAAATCTCAGGGCTCACGCGGCACTTGTTCAATTTTTTCTGCAACAGCAATACTCGAGGCCATGCTTATAATTAAGGGTTATGAAACTAAGGATGTTGATTTATCAGAAGAGTGGTTAGAATATCTTGCGATGTCCACAAATGGCCTTAAAACAACTGATGGTTCATACTCATATGCGAATTTCAACGCTATCAAAAAATACGGAATGGTCTCAGAAAATACTCTTCCATACATTAGTGAGGATTGGAGCGAAGGTGGATTTTCAAGTCTAAAGAATGAAAGATGTTCTCACTTAACTGGGAATTATTTAAAAAATTGTTACCTTGGTCACTTCGATGCGCGCTTAATAAACTCAACCCTTACAGCACTTAAAGATTCTGAAATAAGTGGCGCACAACTTGTTTATGACCTAATCAAAGAAGGAAAAGAGTTTAAAAAGAAAGTTAAATTTTCAAATACATCCTCACAACTATATTCAACTGCAGAAATTAAAAATTATCTGTCTAATGGAATTCCATTAACAATGGGAATAGATTTTTTCTACGGTGCTTGGAACCACAGAAAGGCAGCTGAGTATGGTATTGGAAGAGATGCTAGTAATTGGAATGAGGGGATCGTTGGTTATCCAGAATATAATAGTAAGGATAGGACAATTTCAAGACAGCATCGAGCAGGTCATTCTGTGATGATCGTCGGCTATGATGATAATTATGTTGTGACAACTAATGTATTGATGAACGATGGTACATATAAAGAGTTCAATTATAAAGGCGTTTACTTCTTTAAAAATTCTTGGGGAACTTCAAGCTTTGGTGCAACAACTAAGATTGGGAATGAGTACTATCCAGGCTACGGAATAATTACACAAAAGTATGCTAATGAAATGGGATCGTTCTACGTATTACCAGTAGAGTAG
- a CDS encoding 5'-nucleotidase, lipoprotein e(P4) family, translating into MLRNLIFLSLFLLMSCAQQPKQNFSDLATVWQQSSAELTALSYQAYNTARLQLNRSLKIKSKKPLAIIVDVDETVLDNSPYQVKNIFEDREFNQENWSEWLEVAQAPAVAGAVDFLNYAQRNNVTTFYVTNRNNKNFEATYKNLKAQGFPITRNQLRPKVDPNSSKEKRRLEILKKYNVVLYIGDALGDFNKDFEKVEFGKRKEVVEKYKNDFGRSYIILPNPMYGEWLESIYKYDHSLSNEEKKHLRHQILEAY; encoded by the coding sequence ATGTTACGTAATTTAATTTTTCTTAGTCTATTTTTGCTGATGTCATGTGCGCAGCAACCAAAGCAAAATTTTTCAGACCTAGCAACCGTATGGCAACAAAGCTCAGCAGAACTTACTGCCCTATCTTACCAGGCATATAATACAGCAAGGTTGCAGCTTAATAGAAGCTTAAAGATAAAAAGTAAAAAACCGCTTGCGATAATTGTTGATGTTGACGAGACAGTTCTTGATAACTCTCCTTATCAAGTAAAAAATATTTTTGAAGATAGAGAGTTCAATCAGGAAAACTGGTCGGAGTGGCTAGAAGTCGCCCAAGCACCAGCTGTTGCAGGAGCTGTAGACTTCTTAAACTATGCCCAGAGAAATAATGTTACGACTTTCTATGTAACAAATAGAAACAATAAAAATTTTGAAGCAACATACAAGAATTTAAAAGCACAGGGCTTTCCAATTACAAGAAACCAACTCAGACCTAAAGTAGATCCAAATTCGAGTAAGGAAAAAAGAAGACTAGAAATTCTAAAAAAATACAATGTTGTTCTCTACATTGGGGATGCTCTTGGTGATTTTAATAAAGACTTTGAAAAAGTAGAATTCGGTAAGAGAAAAGAGGTCGTGGAGAAATACAAAAACGACTTTGGAAGAAGCTATATAATTTTACCAAATCCTATGTACGGAGAATGGTTAGAGTCAATTTATAAGTATGATCACTCACTTTCTAATGAAGAAAAGAAGCATCTTCGTCACCAAATCCTTGAAGCTTATTAA
- a CDS encoding putative Na+/H+ antiporter: MNPTNLQLVGTILFAMAILHTFLVSKIQHLAHKYPEGSMMENLLHFLGEVEAVFGIWSAIFLAYYTATQGLMVLDEHHKVIGGALKYLEQDLNFTEPAFVFVIMCMAGTRPIILFAEKIILTIAKVIPLPGKMAFYVATMVVGPILGSFITEPAAMTVTALILLDYFYSNKMSDKFKYATLGLLFVSISVGGTLTHFAAPPVLMVASKWHWGMGFMMGNFGYKAVVSILISTLIIAFMFRKELEGKLEIKQKHDNWMVPTWWMTLIHLIFMALVVYTAHHMVFFLGLFLFFLGFTSVTREYQDEIKLKESLLVGFFLGGLVVLGGQQAWWLQPILTQLSDLTLFIGAAGLTAITDNAALTYLGSLVELSDGAKHSLVAGAVAGGGLTVIANAPNPAGFGILKGSFGKDGISPLGLLMGAIGPTILVMILMELLPNLVAH; encoded by the coding sequence ATGAACCCAACTAATCTTCAGTTAGTAGGGACAATTTTGTTTGCAATGGCAATTTTGCACACATTCTTAGTCTCTAAAATTCAACACCTCGCACACAAGTATCCAGAAGGATCAATGATGGAAAACTTACTTCACTTCTTAGGAGAAGTAGAAGCTGTTTTTGGAATTTGGTCAGCAATTTTTCTAGCTTACTATACGGCTACTCAAGGCCTAATGGTTCTAGATGAGCACCATAAAGTGATTGGCGGAGCTCTTAAGTACTTAGAGCAAGACCTGAACTTCACTGAGCCTGCATTTGTATTCGTTATTATGTGTATGGCCGGTACACGTCCAATCATTCTTTTCGCAGAGAAAATTATTTTAACGATTGCGAAAGTTATCCCTTTACCAGGAAAGATGGCTTTCTATGTTGCAACGATGGTCGTAGGACCGATTCTCGGTTCATTCATTACTGAGCCTGCTGCGATGACTGTTACAGCTTTAATCCTTTTAGATTATTTCTACAGTAACAAGATGTCTGATAAGTTTAAATATGCGACACTTGGACTTTTATTCGTGAGCATTTCAGTTGGTGGAACTCTAACACACTTTGCTGCTCCTCCAGTATTAATGGTTGCGAGTAAGTGGCACTGGGGAATGGGATTTATGATGGGGAACTTTGGTTATAAGGCAGTTGTCTCTATCTTAATTTCGACTCTTATTATTGCATTTATGTTTAGAAAAGAACTTGAAGGAAAGCTTGAAATTAAGCAAAAGCATGACAACTGGATGGTTCCAACTTGGTGGATGACTCTTATTCACTTAATCTTTATGGCACTAGTTGTTTATACAGCTCACCATATGGTTTTCTTCCTAGGTCTATTCTTATTCTTCCTAGGGTTTACAAGTGTAACAAGAGAGTATCAAGACGAAATTAAACTTAAGGAATCTCTACTTGTAGGTTTCTTCCTTGGTGGTTTAGTTGTTCTTGGTGGTCAACAAGCTTGGTGGTTACAACCAATTCTAACTCAACTAAGTGACCTAACTCTATTTATTGGAGCGGCTGGTCTTACTGCTATTACAGATAATGCAGCTCTAACATACTTAGGATCACTTGTTGAGCTAAGTGATGGGGCTAAGCATAGTCTTGTCGCTGGTGCTGTTGCCGGTGGTGGTTTAACTGTTATCGCTAACGCTCCAAACCCTGCTGGTTTTGGAATTCTAAAAGGCTCATTTGGAAAAGATGGAATTAGCCCTCTTGGACTACTGATGGGTGCAATTGGACCAACAATTCTAGTTATGATCTTAATGGAATTACTACCAAATTTAGTAGCTCATTAA
- a CDS encoding DUF5989 family protein has product MLSKLFRYFKTRKKYWLLPLLIFFMMISALIIAGPSNPYSPFIYSLF; this is encoded by the coding sequence ATGCTATCAAAATTATTTAGATATTTTAAAACTCGTAAAAAGTATTGGCTTCTACCACTACTCATTTTCTTTATGATGATTTCAGCACTAATTATTGCAGGGCCTAGCAATCCCTACTCTCCATTTATATATAGCTTATTCTAA
- a CDS encoding carbamoyltransferase N-terminal domain-containing protein, translating into MKIIGISAYYHDSACALIEDGKIIAAAQEERFSRIRHDYSFPKKSLEFCLEFGSVKIEDIDAVVFYDKPWLKFERIVETYYSQVPRGFELFKQGLPIWLKEKIFLEKQIRKFIPSQVPIKFSNHHLSHASSAFFPSPFQNACIITMDGVGEWATTTIGVGSNNKLKLIQQMDYPHSVGLLYSSFTQFAGFKVNSGEYKLMGLAPYGNVNSDRVVKLLELFNEICHVYDDGSIWLNPDYFEYSHSLKMINTTVWEDLLQIKSRPLESELTQEICDFALAAQLFLEKIVLKVATHAKKITGEVNLCLAGGVALNCVANGKLIREKIFDQVWIQPAAGDAGGAVGCALGYYFSLGHVREVMDTDGMQNAYLGPEYNDQQIKNELERLNIKYHEFSEINKYCEAASELIINENVIGWFQGRMEFGPRALGNRSIIATALSESMQSRINLKIKKREGFRPFAPVVMYEDMQKISSSIIDSPYMLITDHINEDLLVGNPVDVEKLSLNEKRALKKSIFPAITHVDKSARFQSLKKEVNEKLHLVLSKVKEKKKWGICVNTSFNVRGEPIVESPLDAISCFFHTDMDCLCIGSFIVHKSEQDEQVVSYFLENSKKFELD; encoded by the coding sequence GTGAAAATAATAGGAATATCAGCTTACTATCATGATAGTGCCTGTGCCTTAATTGAGGATGGGAAAATTATTGCAGCTGCTCAAGAGGAACGATTTTCTCGAATTAGGCACGACTATTCGTTTCCAAAAAAATCGCTCGAGTTTTGTCTCGAATTCGGCTCTGTAAAAATTGAAGATATTGATGCTGTCGTTTTTTATGATAAGCCTTGGTTAAAATTTGAACGTATCGTTGAAACATATTACTCTCAAGTTCCTCGTGGGTTTGAGCTCTTTAAGCAAGGTCTTCCTATTTGGCTCAAAGAAAAGATTTTCCTAGAGAAACAAATTAGAAAATTTATCCCCTCGCAAGTTCCAATAAAATTTTCAAATCATCATTTGTCTCATGCCTCCAGTGCATTTTTTCCATCTCCATTTCAAAATGCATGTATTATCACAATGGATGGAGTGGGAGAGTGGGCCACTACAACAATTGGTGTCGGTTCGAATAATAAATTGAAACTCATCCAACAAATGGATTATCCACATTCTGTGGGATTGCTATACTCATCATTTACTCAATTTGCTGGATTTAAAGTAAACTCTGGAGAATATAAACTTATGGGGCTCGCTCCGTATGGAAACGTAAACTCCGATAGAGTTGTTAAGTTACTAGAGCTTTTTAATGAAATTTGTCATGTATATGATGATGGCAGCATTTGGCTTAATCCCGACTATTTTGAATATTCTCATAGTCTTAAAATGATTAATACTACTGTCTGGGAGGACTTGCTCCAGATAAAGTCACGTCCTCTTGAGTCCGAACTAACACAAGAAATATGTGACTTTGCTTTAGCTGCACAATTGTTTTTAGAAAAGATTGTTTTAAAAGTAGCTACTCATGCAAAAAAAATTACTGGCGAAGTTAATTTGTGTCTTGCTGGTGGTGTTGCATTGAATTGTGTTGCTAATGGTAAATTGATTAGAGAAAAAATATTTGATCAGGTTTGGATACAACCCGCAGCTGGAGACGCAGGAGGTGCCGTTGGATGTGCCTTGGGTTATTACTTTAGTTTGGGTCATGTTCGTGAAGTAATGGACACAGATGGTATGCAAAATGCTTACTTAGGTCCTGAGTATAACGATCAACAAATAAAGAATGAGTTAGAACGATTAAATATTAAATATCATGAATTTTCTGAAATTAATAAATACTGTGAAGCAGCAAGTGAGCTGATTATAAATGAGAATGTAATTGGTTGGTTTCAGGGACGAATGGAGTTTGGTCCAAGGGCCCTTGGTAATAGAAGTATTATCGCTACCGCATTGAGTGAAAGTATGCAGTCTCGTATTAATCTGAAAATAAAAAAGAGAGAGGGATTTAGACCTTTTGCACCAGTTGTGATGTATGAAGATATGCAAAAAATCTCAAGCTCTATTATCGACTCACCATATATGTTGATTACTGATCATATAAATGAGGATTTGTTAGTGGGAAATCCTGTAGATGTTGAAAAACTTTCTCTGAATGAAAAGAGAGCGCTGAAAAAATCTATCTTTCCCGCGATTACACATGTTGATAAATCTGCAAGGTTTCAATCTCTTAAAAAAGAGGTGAATGAGAAATTGCATCTCGTCTTGTCCAAAGTGAAGGAAAAGAAGAAGTGGGGAATATGTGTTAATACATCATTTAATGTTCGTGGTGAACCGATTGTTGAGAGTCCTCTCGATGCGATCTCATGCTTTTTTCATACAGATATGGATTGCCTTTGTATTGGTTCATTTATTGTCCATAAGTCAGAGCAGGATGAACAGGTTGTTAGTTACTTCTTAGAAAATTCTAAAAAATTTGAGCTGGATTAG
- a CDS encoding DegT/DnrJ/EryC1/StrS aminotransferase family protein produces MMPEKKVRIFNIEYEEDFIEEFKSGAENILKKAFLGNDQFVKDFEDKFARYQGAYQSVAVTSGTGALEVALKAIGVKDKYVLLPTNTFIATAIAVENSGGIPVLVDVESKYFGMSYVDLQQKLKGLKDKEIAACILVHIGSHCAYDVEKIVDICKQRGIELIEDCAQGLGATLNSKKVGSFSRFGCFSFFTTKVLAMGEGGAITCNTEEDYQLLKSVRQFGMNLENSISHIRQGSNYKLSEFSALLGVLDLNRLPLRVRRRQEIARLYQDNLNSYLYECIKDSGDFCGSYYKQVVLSKVIDREKVILHCQNNGVAITGGVYYIPIHRQPYFADRIIGDFPVANNFSAVHFCPPCYPELSNEEVLYVCEVLNGISHD; encoded by the coding sequence ATGATGCCTGAAAAAAAAGTTAGAATATTTAATATAGAATATGAAGAAGATTTTATCGAAGAGTTTAAGTCTGGTGCCGAAAATATTCTAAAAAAAGCATTCTTGGGAAATGACCAATTCGTAAAAGATTTCGAAGATAAATTTGCACGCTATCAGGGAGCCTATCAGTCAGTTGCTGTAACATCAGGCACAGGAGCTCTTGAAGTAGCCTTGAAGGCTATAGGGGTTAAAGATAAATATGTCTTATTACCTACAAATACATTTATCGCAACAGCAATAGCAGTTGAGAATTCAGGTGGGATTCCAGTTCTTGTGGATGTTGAATCTAAATATTTTGGGATGAGTTATGTTGATTTACAGCAAAAATTGAAAGGTTTAAAAGATAAAGAGATTGCAGCTTGTATACTCGTCCATATTGGGAGTCATTGCGCTTATGACGTTGAGAAAATCGTCGACATCTGTAAGCAAAGAGGAATTGAATTAATAGAGGATTGCGCTCAAGGTTTAGGTGCAACTTTAAACTCGAAAAAAGTTGGTTCTTTTTCACGCTTTGGGTGCTTTAGCTTTTTTACAACAAAGGTGCTTGCCATGGGAGAAGGGGGAGCAATTACTTGTAATACAGAGGAAGATTACCAATTGTTAAAATCAGTTAGGCAATTTGGAATGAATCTTGAAAACAGCATCTCTCACATCAGGCAAGGAAGCAACTACAAGCTCTCTGAATTTAGTGCTCTTTTGGGAGTACTTGATTTAAATAGGCTGCCATTGAGGGTCAGGAGACGGCAAGAGATTGCGAGATTGTACCAGGATAATTTAAATTCTTATTTATATGAGTGCATAAAAGATTCTGGTGATTTCTGTGGGAGTTATTATAAACAGGTTGTTTTAAGTAAAGTGATTGATAGAGAGAAAGTTATTCTTCACTGCCAAAATAACGGAGTCGCTATAACCGGTGGAGTATATTACATCCCAATCCATCGACAGCCATACTTTGCAGACCGAATAATTGGAGACTTTCCTGTCGCAAATAACTTTAGCGCAGTTCATTTTTGTCCACCATGTTACCCTGAACTCTCAAATGAAGAAGTCTTGTACGTATGTGAAGTGTTAAACGGTATTTCTCATGATTAA
- a CDS encoding radical SAM/SPASM domain-containing protein encodes MINHFKELSYLVIEVNSSCNLKCLSCNREELVASGKREPKEITPEELEQLLSKFKDCRIDTIKLEGISEPMLHRRFDECARVVKKVFPSAFVIIATNLQYQIERTTFKETLRYVDMVYLSIDGVGKIYEDLRPPAKYKRLLSSLEYIKDVIPSEDKKKLFVNFVLGENNLQCLDDIYELVDNYELAGVRINLAQNWSEDQKNSLSLKLDDISSLKKYAKDVKGVAGWKYENCFWPYEGLVIDVYGDVRQCIINTTQEALCNIYKDDVEEYFNSSLHYKKTRELLCKNIAADNCKNCDYFYLAGILESIIPQELRIPSREFKK; translated from the coding sequence ATGATTAATCATTTTAAAGAATTATCCTACCTTGTTATAGAAGTAAATTCGTCATGTAATTTAAAATGTTTAAGTTGCAATAGAGAAGAGCTCGTTGCTTCAGGAAAGCGAGAACCAAAAGAAATAACTCCAGAGGAACTTGAGCAACTTTTATCTAAGTTTAAAGACTGTCGTATTGACACAATAAAATTGGAAGGTATTTCTGAACCAATGTTGCATCGTCGTTTCGACGAGTGCGCAAGAGTCGTAAAGAAAGTATTTCCATCTGCCTTTGTTATTATTGCGACTAATTTACAATATCAAATTGAGAGAACTACATTTAAAGAAACTCTTCGATATGTTGATATGGTATATCTTTCTATTGATGGTGTAGGAAAAATTTATGAAGATTTACGACCACCAGCAAAGTACAAGCGCTTATTGAGTTCGCTAGAATATATTAAAGATGTTATCCCAAGTGAGGACAAGAAGAAGTTATTTGTAAACTTTGTTTTAGGAGAAAATAATCTTCAGTGCCTAGATGACATATATGAACTTGTCGACAATTATGAGCTTGCAGGAGTGCGTATTAATTTAGCTCAGAATTGGTCAGAAGATCAAAAGAATAGTCTATCTTTAAAACTTGACGATATTTCTTCATTAAAAAAGTATGCCAAGGATGTCAAAGGCGTTGCTGGTTGGAAATATGAAAATTGCTTCTGGCCCTATGAGGGATTAGTCATTGATGTGTATGGAGATGTTAGGCAGTGTATAATAAACACGACACAAGAAGCTTTGTGTAATATTTATAAAGATGATGTCGAAGAATATTTTAATAGCAGCCTTCACTATAAAAAAACAAGAGAGCTCTTATGTAAAAATATAGCGGCTGATAATTGTAAAAATTGTGATTATTTTTATCTCGCTGGTATTCTTGAATCAATTATACCTCAAGAGTTAAGGATTCCCTCAAGAGAGTTTAAGAAATGA
- a CDS encoding glycosyltransferase family 2 protein produces MNIKKTVFIPCYNCEKQLVRLFSALEKTDLTQFEEIVFIENCSTDNTLAHLMSYKDSSSQAIKVISHQKNYGLGGSFKSAVKYCRENSVDYLFWFHGDFQATVEDLKKMYDLVVLQNPDCVFGSRFMSQSERFNYSSFRYIGNLAIMALYSLFLFTPIKELGSGLNAYKVSSLSTDIEDWPNHIAFDANLLFLFYRKKTIWMPINWINIDQVSNARNFRVAKDLIKMLFCYFFTRRLMYLKNSEERHCEVF; encoded by the coding sequence ATGAATATTAAAAAAACAGTATTTATTCCTTGTTATAATTGCGAAAAGCAATTGGTTCGCTTATTTTCTGCTTTAGAGAAAACGGACCTGACACAATTTGAAGAAATTGTATTCATTGAAAATTGTAGTACTGACAATACACTAGCTCATTTGATGAGTTACAAAGATAGTTCATCACAAGCGATTAAAGTAATATCACATCAGAAGAATTATGGACTTGGGGGGAGTTTCAAGTCTGCAGTTAAGTATTGTCGTGAGAATAGTGTTGATTACTTATTTTGGTTTCATGGAGATTTTCAGGCAACAGTGGAAGATCTAAAAAAAATGTATGATCTTGTCGTTCTCCAGAACCCGGATTGTGTCTTTGGCTCTCGTTTTATGTCTCAAAGTGAACGATTCAATTACTCATCATTTAGATATATTGGAAATTTAGCTATAATGGCATTATATTCACTGTTTTTGTTCACTCCTATAAAAGAGTTGGGAAGTGGCTTGAATGCATATAAAGTTTCTAGTCTCTCTACAGATATAGAAGACTGGCCAAATCATATTGCTTTCGATGCTAACTTACTTTTTCTCTTTTATCGAAAGAAAACAATATGGATGCCTATCAACTGGATAAATATTGATCAAGTTTCTAATGCAAGAAATTTTAGAGTTGCAAAAGACCTTATAAAAATGCTGTTTTGTTATTTTTTTACTCGCAGATTAATGTATCTCAAAAATAGTGAAGAAAGACATTGTGAGGTTTTCTAG
- a CDS encoding NTP transferase domain-containing protein, translating into MALNIYVLASGRSKRLTVNNCPKPFLPIGDELLIEHSVKSNTRGIDFPFKIKFVVNDRISEDKNYSILKERYPDASFINIGKETRGALESLYAAMKIDSDLDLKDGVVSLDCDLGIDARDFWTEIKKSLGKPRLCIFDSTNDSFSFVRTQKNNVLEIKEKVCISNQAVAGLYYLGNSLDLVERIRKIIESENETELYISLLFNEYLKNGDLVEFSVGGNHESFGVLDEYLQYVDKIKDI; encoded by the coding sequence ATGGCCTTAAATATCTATGTACTCGCTTCTGGACGGTCTAAAAGGCTTACTGTTAATAATTGTCCTAAGCCTTTTCTTCCCATCGGTGACGAACTTCTAATTGAACATTCTGTGAAGTCAAATACTCGTGGAATCGATTTTCCGTTTAAAATTAAGTTTGTAGTGAATGATAGAATTTCTGAGGATAAGAATTATTCAATTCTTAAAGAGAGATATCCGGATGCAAGTTTTATTAATATTGGGAAGGAAACACGTGGAGCTTTAGAGTCCTTGTATGCCGCAATGAAAATCGATTCTGACTTGGACTTGAAGGATGGGGTTGTTAGCTTAGACTGTGATCTAGGTATTGATGCCAGAGATTTCTGGACTGAAATAAAAAAATCATTAGGAAAACCAAGACTCTGTATTTTTGACTCAACGAATGATTCTTTCTCTTTTGTTCGTACTCAAAAAAATAATGTTTTAGAGATAAAAGAGAAAGTATGTATTTCTAATCAAGCTGTCGCCGGATTGTATTATTTAGGCAATTCTTTAGATCTTGTTGAGCGAATTCGTAAAATTATAGAAAGTGAGAATGAAACAGAGTTATATATTTCATTGTTATTTAATGAATATTTAAAAAATGGTGACCTTGTAGAATTTTCAGTCGGGGGGAATCATGAAAGCTTTGGTGTCCTTGATGAATATTTACAATATGTAGATAAAATTAAGGATATCTAA
- a CDS encoding glycosyltransferase group 2 family protein, whose product MNISIVIVSKDREELLNNCLMSIDKNFASHKKNAINVVEVVVGFSSRPTQINYLPHVSPLLKTLQFADEYPAYIRNKIVVNVIGDYVLFLDDDIILNDDYLNNLDQVFKENSSEIDVVGGPDCVYLNSSRLERAVSVALQSPLTTFKTRYRHNLLKYSSGHESNLTLCNLLVRTSICHQINFDERLLRNEENDFLNRLTILGYRMLRSENLFVYHKRRDGLLIFKPSFISGYYRFRMCMLRKENFDFIYFIPLLCLILAITLFFTYIDVLMLLMGFYFFLNLVTSFVYSLKNKEGQLFLWVIFAQVMIVSSYSLGQIYALCRVDLYGK is encoded by the coding sequence TTGAATATTTCAATCGTAATAGTGTCAAAAGATAGAGAGGAGCTTTTAAATAATTGCTTAATGTCTATTGATAAAAATTTTGCATCTCATAAAAAAAATGCAATTAATGTTGTAGAAGTTGTTGTTGGCTTTTCTTCTAGGCCAACGCAAATTAATTATCTTCCTCATGTGAGCCCGCTACTTAAAACTTTACAGTTTGCCGATGAGTACCCTGCTTATATAAGAAATAAGATTGTAGTTAATGTAATAGGAGATTATGTCCTCTTTCTTGATGATGATATTATTTTAAATGATGACTATTTAAATAACCTTGATCAAGTCTTTAAAGAAAATTCTTCTGAGATTGATGTTGTCGGTGGTCCTGATTGTGTTTATCTTAATAGTTCAAGACTAGAAAGGGCCGTTTCAGTTGCTCTACAGTCGCCATTAACAACTTTTAAGACAAGATATAGGCACAATTTATTAAAGTATTCTTCTGGTCATGAAAGTAATTTGACGCTCTGTAATTTATTGGTAAGAACTTCAATATGTCATCAAATAAACTTTGATGAAAGGTTATTAAGAAACGAAGAAAACGATTTTCTTAATAGGCTTACGATTCTTGGATACAGGATGTTACGCTCTGAGAATCTGTTTGTTTATCATAAGAGAAGAGACGGTCTATTAATTTTTAAACCAAGTTTTATCAGTGGTTATTACCGTTTTAGAATGTGTATGCTTAGAAAAGAAAATTTTGACTTCATCTATTTCATTCCATTACTTTGTCTCATTCTCGCTATTACTCTTTTTTTTACATATATCGATGTTCTAATGCTTTTGATGGGATTTTATTTTTTTCTAAACTTAGTTACTTCTTTTGTATATTCTCTTAAAAATAAGGAAGGACAACTCTTTCTTTGGGTAATATTTGCACAAGTTATGATCGTCTCTTCTTATTCCTTGGGTCAAATATATGCTCTTTGTCGAGTGGATTTATATGGAAAATAA